In Methanobrevibacter boviskoreani JH1, one DNA window encodes the following:
- a CDS encoding HNH endonuclease, translated as MDLINWNDIMCSSYINIYELHDGQYMIRLNRTDLTIDDIYFLFERLSKSLFKFGNFLVKNLNLVFIFSNEPLYRKITKKDFRRFSKSESLVKFYKFLYNLKLEFESFEKDHNDNSGHCLKMDIILRRIRGNPLESDKRRSGNYHNWRETILKRDNYSCQCCGRSKSLEVHHLHPYSEHPDLRLDVNNGVILCKECHKRYHYLYDIDQVNPMTFSKFLRRYSHKHVNYKYLEKVNNLS; from the coding sequence TATGTGTTCTTCATATATTAACATATATGAACTACATGATGGTCAATATATGATACGGTTAAATAGAACGGATCTTACAATAGATGATATCTATTTCTTATTTGAAAGATTATCAAAATCCTTGTTTAAATTTGGTAATTTTTTAGTTAAGAATCTAAATCTAGTATTCATATTCTCAAATGAGCCATTGTATAGGAAAATCACGAAAAAAGATTTTAGACGATTTTCAAAATCAGAATCTTTAGTTAAATTCTATAAATTCCTATATAATTTAAAATTGGAATTTGAATCATTCGAAAAAGATCATAATGATAATTCAGGTCATTGTTTAAAAATGGATATTATCCTAAGAAGGATTAGGGGTAACCCCCTTGAATCTGATAAGAGAAGATCTGGAAATTATCATAACTGGAGAGAAACTATACTAAAAAGAGATAATTATTCATGTCAATGTTGTGGTAGGTCTAAATCATTGGAGGTTCATCATTTACATCCCTACTCTGAGCACCCTGATTTAAGATTGGATGTTAATAATGGAGTTATCCTGTGTAAGGAATGTCATAAAAGATACCATTATTTATATGATATAGATCAGGTAAATCCCATGACCTTTAGTAAGTTTTTAAGAAGGTATTCACATAAGCATGTAAACTATAAATATCTGGAAAAGGTAAACAACCTATCCTAA
- the radB gene encoding DNA repair and recombination protein RadB, with product MKTLNKIGNSKKIPTNSSIDEILNGGIEKGIITQIFGPPGSGKTNIALQLSVEVAKTGRKVIYIDTEGGISVDRIQQIAKDRFDEIANNIIILEPTDFDEQYDDLIIVETWLKNNKEEEVDLVILDSAVALYRSDDRKSSILNKNLGMQMKQLSAIARKYNLAVLVTNQIYSSFGDDNTEPSVKAVGGTTLQYWSKVIIQLEKTGMIGQRIATVKRHNSLAEGKIINFLITQDGIR from the coding sequence ATGAAAACACTTAATAAAATAGGCAATTCCAAAAAAATTCCGACAAACTCCTCTATTGATGAAATTCTAAATGGTGGAATTGAAAAGGGAATTATTACCCAAATATTTGGTCCTCCAGGCTCTGGAAAAACCAACATTGCATTACAGTTATCTGTAGAAGTTGCAAAAACAGGTAGAAAAGTAATTTACATTGACACTGAAGGTGGAATATCTGTTGACAGAATTCAACAAATAGCTAAAGACAGATTTGATGAAATTGCAAACAATATCATTATCCTAGAGCCTACAGATTTTGACGAGCAATATGACGATCTCATAATAGTTGAAACCTGGCTTAAAAACAATAAGGAGGAAGAAGTCGACCTTGTTATACTGGATTCAGCTGTAGCATTATATAGATCAGATGATAGAAAATCATCAATACTAAATAAAAATCTAGGAATGCAGATGAAACAACTATCTGCAATAGCCCGTAAATATAATCTTGCAGTACTCGTTACAAATCAAATTTATTCATCATTTGGTGACGATAATACGGAACCTTCCGTAAAAGCAGTTGGTGGAACAACCTTACAATATTGGAGTAAAGTCATAATCCAACTTGAAAAAACAGGCATGATTGGCCAGAGAATTGCAACTGTTAAAAGACATAATTCCCTTGCGGAAGGCAAGATTATTAATTTTTTAATAACACAAGACGGCATTAGATGA
- a CDS encoding tetratricopeptide repeat protein has translation MDRYQGWKWYDTGLIILLLIAALYCIMVMSDYFMGVACLAVILMVMGSFTKEIYVFIADVYKKRGNFDKALELCDKVLGKDSRYVYAVIEKGSIYEEMNQADKALKTYDYASSMDKELYIPLRKKGDLYTKLNRNDEAQKAYEKANVLKLKKDEERWTFRLLEK, from the coding sequence ATGGACAGATATCAAGGATGGAAATGGTATGATACTGGATTGATTATTCTTTTGTTAATTGCTGCATTATATTGTATTATGGTTATGTCTGATTATTTTATGGGCGTTGCATGTTTAGCTGTTATATTAATGGTTATGGGTAGTTTTACAAAAGAAATATATGTTTTTATTGCAGATGTTTATAAAAAAAGAGGCAATTTTGATAAGGCCTTAGAACTATGTGATAAGGTTTTAGGTAAGGATTCTAGATATGTTTATGCAGTTATAGAAAAGGGATCCATTTATGAAGAGATGAATCAAGCAGATAAGGCACTTAAAACTTATGACTATGCATCATCAATGGATAAGGAATTGTATATTCCTCTAAGAAAGAAAGGTGATTTATATACAAAGTTAAATAGAAATGATGAGGCTCAAAAAGCATATGAAAAAGCAAATGTCCTAAAGTTAAAAAAGGATGAGGAAAGATGGACCTTTAGATTACTTGAAAAATAA
- the cbiM gene encoding cobalt transporter CbiM gives MHIPDGFIPLWQCAIYYVILIIALYFATKWAKNNLDEKRIPLIAVLAAGIFAIMSMNMPIPFGTSGHMVGGTLIAVVFMAPEAAVLVFFVVLLIQALLFGDGGISTLGANVLNMAIVGGCVGLYTFKGLKKFVGKYVAVGIGAWLATFIAAECCAVEMAIAGTFPLNLGLASMGLYHAFIGFIEAILTVIVLYVLERYRPDLLSWDDESETSEA, from the coding sequence ATGCATATACCTGATGGTTTTATCCCATTATGGCAGTGTGCAATATATTATGTAATATTAATAATTGCATTATACTTTGCAACAAAATGGGCTAAAAATAATTTAGATGAAAAACGTATTCCTTTAATTGCTGTATTGGCTGCAGGTATCTTTGCTATTATGTCAATGAACATGCCAATTCCATTTGGTACTAGTGGACATATGGTTGGGGGTACTTTAATTGCTGTTGTATTCATGGCTCCTGAAGCTGCTGTATTAGTGTTCTTTGTTGTACTTCTTATTCAAGCATTACTCTTTGGAGATGGAGGTATTTCAACATTAGGTGCTAATGTATTGAATATGGCTATTGTTGGGGGATGTGTTGGTTTATACACATTCAAAGGATTAAAGAAATTTGTCGGTAAATATGTTGCTGTTGGAATCGGTGCATGGTTAGCTACTTTCATTGCAGCAGAATGCTGTGCTGTGGAAATGGCTATTGCTGGTACTTTCCCACTTAATTTGGGACTTGCTTCCATGGGATTATATCATGCATTTATTGGTTTTATTGAAGCAATTTTAACCGTAATTGTTCTTTATGTACTTGAAAGATACAGACCTGATTTATTATCTTGGGATGATGAAAGCGAAACAAGTGAGGCTTGA
- a CDS encoding PDGLE domain-containing protein — protein sequence MEKKTQYLLIVGIVVCLVIAVLSPFIASGDPDGLEKSAEDASVPDGVETSLVNAPMPDYTIGDSSIGEIAALVIGIFITLILGWAVAYVVRKN from the coding sequence ATGGAAAAGAAAACTCAATATCTTTTAATTGTAGGTATAGTTGTTTGTTTAGTAATTGCTGTACTATCTCCATTTATAGCATCTGGAGATCCTGATGGTCTTGAAAAATCTGCAGAAGATGCTAGTGTTCCTGATGGTGTAGAAACTTCTTTAGTTAATGCTCCTATGCCTGATTACACAATAGGTGATAGTTCTATTGGTGAAATCGCAGCATTAGTTATTGGTATTTTCATAACCCTTATTTTAGGTTGGGCAGTAGCTTATGTTGTAAGGAAAAACTAG
- the cbiQ gene encoding cobalt ECF transporter T component CbiQ, with protein sequence MMNIMEAVDLDVISGQDSPIHNLEGRTKLIFALIIIFYCVYSTQLLGPVILEIFLLVMIYLANLSYKTCFKRILLLLPFAGFIIVFQPFVHTGNIIWQGPWSWLHITDFGLNWAIILSVRLVVCLTAIVLLSSTSPMQEIVQSLRKLGMPRDIAMILSIMVRFLFIFIDELESIRISQKSRNFNIHSKITPYKWRVKQVGYTIGMMFIKAYEKGETAYFSMMARCYSDESELYKTNDTPGKWEYGLIASLVIVIALIQLALIFIPNAFGFLSVVLYTG encoded by the coding sequence ATAATGAATATAATGGAAGCTGTAGATTTGGATGTAATTTCAGGACAAGATTCTCCTATACATAATTTAGAAGGGAGAACTAAACTTATTTTTGCATTAATTATTATATTTTATTGTGTTTATTCTACTCAGCTTCTTGGTCCGGTTATTCTAGAAATATTTCTCCTTGTAATGATCTATTTAGCAAATTTATCCTATAAAACATGTTTTAAAAGAATTTTGCTTTTACTGCCTTTTGCGGGTTTTATTATTGTATTTCAACCTTTTGTTCATACAGGAAATATTATCTGGCAAGGTCCTTGGTCATGGCTCCATATAACGGATTTTGGTCTAAACTGGGCTATTATTTTATCTGTAAGGTTGGTTGTTTGTTTAACTGCAATTGTTCTTTTATCTTCTACGAGTCCAATGCAGGAGATTGTCCAATCCCTTAGAAAACTTGGAATGCCAAGGGATATTGCAATGATTCTATCAATTATGGTAAGATTTTTATTCATATTTATTGATGAGTTGGAATCTATTAGAATAAGTCAAAAGTCTAGAAACTTTAATATTCATAGTAAGATTACTCCATATAAATGGAGGGTAAAACAAGTAGGTTATACAATAGGTATGATGTTTATTAAGGCATATGAAAAGGGAGAAACTGCTTACTTTAGTATGATGGCACGTTGCTATTCTGATGAATCTGAATTGTATAAAACAAATGATACTCCTGGAAAATGGGAGTATGGTTTAATTGCAAGTCTAGTCATTGTTATTGCCTTAATACAATTGGCTTTAATCTTTATTCCAAATGCTTTTGGGTTTTTAAGTGTAGTGTTATATACTGGTTAG
- a CDS encoding tripartite tricarboxylate transporter permease, protein MIDLLIACFLGILIGSITGIFPGIHVNTSGAIVFTLSPYLLQFTSPEVICVFLASLAISHAILEFIPSTLLGVPDEGTALSILPGHRMVLEGRAKEAIRIVAIGGFGAIIVTILTLPLFAIILPSIHEVSKPYLWIFLLIVSIILIYRLSHNLKEIIWSFILFIFSGIIGWTIFETPIPSNLSLMATFTGLFGISTIIFSINDNSHIPHQNPFVEIELDRNSLKNIILGGTTGGILGFLPGFGPAQGGIIAQDLTNSSDKDNTTGFLMIISGINTSDCLFSLISIYLIGNPRSGIAVFISYIINDFTIFHLLLFIFSSLIAVSIGLSLALIIGDRFSKFIEGINYGKISYISIGLMISIVYIFTFVYHGPVLYISLILITSTALGLLPHFQGLSKSHLMGVLIIPAIVIYYQMFH, encoded by the coding sequence ATGATTGACTTATTAATTGCTTGTTTTCTTGGAATATTAATCGGGTCCATTACAGGGATCTTTCCGGGAATCCACGTAAACACATCAGGTGCAATAGTTTTTACCCTATCACCATACCTACTTCAATTTACAAGTCCCGAAGTGATCTGTGTATTTCTTGCATCACTTGCAATATCCCATGCAATTCTTGAATTTATACCATCCACATTGCTTGGAGTGCCTGATGAGGGAACTGCCCTATCCATACTTCCAGGCCATAGAATGGTTCTTGAAGGAAGGGCAAAAGAAGCAATAAGAATAGTTGCAATAGGAGGTTTTGGAGCAATAATTGTAACGATACTTACCCTACCTTTATTTGCAATAATCCTACCGAGTATTCATGAAGTTTCAAAACCGTATCTTTGGATTTTTCTTTTAATCGTTTCAATCATACTTATCTATAGATTATCCCATAATCTAAAAGAAATAATTTGGTCATTTATATTGTTTATTTTTAGTGGAATTATTGGATGGACCATATTTGAGACACCAATCCCCTCAAATTTAAGTTTAATGGCTACCTTTACAGGATTGTTTGGTATTAGTACCATCATTTTTAGTATTAATGACAATTCACATATCCCTCACCAAAACCCATTTGTTGAGATCGAATTAGACAGAAATAGCTTAAAAAACATCATATTAGGTGGTACTACAGGAGGAATCTTAGGATTCCTGCCAGGTTTTGGACCTGCTCAAGGAGGAATCATAGCCCAAGATCTAACAAACAGTTCTGATAAGGACAACACCACTGGTTTTTTAATGATAATTAGTGGAATCAATACCTCTGATTGTTTATTTTCCCTAATATCCATTTATTTAATTGGAAATCCTAGAAGCGGAATAGCTGTTTTTATATCATATATCATTAATGATTTTACAATATTCCACCTATTACTGTTTATTTTCTCATCACTAATTGCCGTTTCAATTGGATTATCCCTGGCACTTATAATCGGAGATAGGTTTTCGAAATTTATTGAAGGCATTAATTATGGTAAGATTTCTTATATCTCTATCGGATTAATGATATCCATTGTCTATATCTTTACTTTCGTATATCATGGTCCTGTATTATATATAAGTTTAATATTAATTACTTCAACTGCCCTTGGACTTTTACCCCACTTTCAGGGATTAAGCAAATCCCACCTAATGGGAGTATTGATTATACCTGCAATAGTTATATACTATCAGATGTTTCATTAA
- a CDS encoding TldD/PmbA family protein yields the protein MLYELSEKAIKEVSKYCDTYQIFISQSKGIELSAEKTELNFAKEEINLGLGISVINDKKLGHAYTSNIDEIAQTAKQAYLNSKINEEDENFQFTEPGKYKDVKGTYDKKIDDLSLDDATEYMNGIFNVVENEKCNVSSGEFSAVKSEELIVNSNGLDVYEKSTGFGGYVSVNVVQDGELSNAYEGESSCMYKLNGGKIAEDACRIAKDSLGGKPIETKDMPVILNYHAGAGLLNNFINGISGDNVLRGRSILKDKIGENIFSDNLSIYDDNTYEGGMASGKADGEGTPSQKTVIADKGVLKNFIFDIYNGNKGNTESTSNGFSGSYAGIPGVSSSNLIFDFNDLMDMSEIDNAIIVNDVLGAHTANPISGDFSVEASNAFLVENGEITTPVKKAMLSGNIYQALSNCAGVKSEIKQFGSFIIPQILMSSLRVIGQ from the coding sequence ATGTTATATGAATTATCTGAAAAAGCTATAAAAGAAGTATCAAAATACTGTGATACCTATCAAATATTTATTTCACAATCTAAAGGCATTGAATTAAGTGCAGAAAAAACAGAATTAAACTTTGCAAAAGAGGAGATTAATTTAGGTCTTGGAATAAGTGTTATTAACGATAAAAAATTAGGACATGCTTATACAAGTAATATTGACGAAATAGCTCAAACTGCAAAACAAGCATATCTTAACTCAAAGATAAATGAGGAAGATGAGAACTTTCAATTTACCGAGCCTGGAAAATATAAAGATGTTAAAGGTACCTATGATAAAAAGATAGATGATTTGAGTCTTGATGATGCAACAGAATATATGAATGGTATCTTTAATGTTGTGGAAAATGAAAAATGTAATGTAAGTTCTGGAGAATTCTCAGCAGTTAAAAGTGAAGAATTGATTGTAAACTCTAATGGTCTTGACGTATATGAGAAATCTACAGGATTTGGAGGATATGTATCCGTTAATGTAGTTCAAGACGGTGAACTCTCCAATGCATATGAAGGAGAATCATCCTGCATGTATAAACTAAATGGTGGAAAAATTGCAGAGGACGCATGTAGAATTGCAAAGGATTCACTTGGAGGAAAACCTATCGAAACAAAAGACATGCCGGTTATTTTAAATTACCATGCAGGTGCAGGATTACTTAACAATTTCATAAATGGAATTAGTGGAGATAATGTACTCCGTGGAAGATCCATCCTAAAAGATAAGATAGGTGAGAATATCTTCAGTGATAATCTTTCAATATATGATGATAACACCTATGAAGGAGGAATGGCTTCAGGTAAAGCTGATGGAGAAGGTACACCTTCACAAAAAACGGTCATTGCAGATAAGGGAGTTCTTAAAAACTTCATATTTGATATATATAATGGAAACAAAGGCAATACAGAAAGTACTTCCAATGGATTTAGTGGATCATATGCAGGAATTCCTGGCGTTTCCTCATCAAACCTTATATTTGACTTCAATGATTTAATGGACATGTCCGAGATAGATAATGCCATTATTGTAAACGATGTACTTGGTGCACATACTGCAAATCCAATATCTGGAGATTTCTCTGTAGAGGCAAGTAATGCATTTCTCGTTGAAAATGGAGAGATTACCACCCCTGTTAAAAAAGCAATGTTAAGTGGAAACATTTACCAAGCTTTAAGTAATTGTGCTGGAGTAAAATCAGAAATTAAACAATTCGGAAGTTTTATAATTCCACAAATATTAATGTCCTCTTTAAGAGTTATTGGACAATAA